In Rahnella variigena, one DNA window encodes the following:
- the lolD gene encoding lipoprotein-releasing ABC transporter ATP-binding protein LolD: MSNSLLLQCENLCKTYQEGKMHTDVLRDVSFAMQPGEMMAIVGTSGSGKSTLLHLLGGLDSPTSGEVIFKGQSLNSMSSSAKSELRNRELGFIYQFHHLLPDFTALENVAMPLLIGKKKSAEVQERALAMLEAVGLQHRSNHRPSELSGGERQRVAIARALVNNPSLVLADEPTGNLDQRNADSIFELLGELNVRQGTAFLVVTHDLQLANRLTRQLEMRDGKLQQESMLLGAK; the protein is encoded by the coding sequence ATGAGTAATTCTTTATTATTGCAGTGTGAAAACCTCTGTAAGACTTATCAGGAAGGCAAGATGCACACCGACGTGCTGCGTGACGTGAGCTTCGCCATGCAGCCGGGCGAGATGATGGCGATTGTCGGAACGTCCGGTTCCGGTAAAAGCACATTGCTGCATCTGCTGGGCGGCCTGGATTCCCCGACGTCTGGTGAAGTGATTTTCAAAGGTCAGTCGCTGAACAGCATGTCTTCCTCGGCGAAATCCGAATTGCGTAACCGCGAGCTGGGCTTCATTTATCAGTTCCACCATTTGCTGCCGGATTTCACCGCACTGGAAAACGTGGCAATGCCGCTGCTGATCGGCAAAAAGAAATCTGCCGAAGTCCAGGAGCGCGCGCTGGCGATGCTTGAGGCGGTTGGGCTGCAACACCGCAGCAATCACCGTCCTTCCGAGCTTTCCGGCGGCGAACGTCAGCGTGTGGCGATTGCCCGTGCGCTGGTGAATAACCCTTCGCTGGTGCTGGCCGATGAACCGACCGGTAACCTCGACCAGCGCAACGCAGACAGCATTTTTGAGCTGCTCGGCGAACTGAATGTGCGTCAGGGCACCGCGTTTCTGGTGGTGACTCATGACCTGCAACTGGCCAACCGTCTGACGCGTCAGCTGGAAATGCGTGACGGCAAGCTGCAGCAGGAATCGATGTTGCTGGGAGCGAAGTAA